A stretch of the Uranotaenia lowii strain MFRU-FL chromosome 3, ASM2978415v1, whole genome shotgun sequence genome encodes the following:
- the LOC129752201 gene encoding histone H1C-like has protein sequence MEASEAAKDPVEAEESPKSSAASQKTLSTLRKPRKPPIWKMILTSVKNMNDPKGSSLQSIKKNLASEFLLDVDRKSYFIKKALLTVIESGKLVRMNGIGAVGLFKLNEGGRVPKKVISSKIVPKVGRSKSTKAKVITSK, from the coding sequence ATGGAAGCGTCAGAGGCAGCAAAGGATCCGGTTGAAGCCGAAGAGAGTCCAAAGTCCTCAGCGGCCTCTCAGAAGACTCTTAGTACTCTGAGAAAACCTCGGAAGCCACCCATCTGGAAGATGATTCTGACCTCCGTTAAAAATATGAACGATCCGAAGGGTTCGTCGCTGCAAAGCATCAAGAAAAATTTGGCCTCCGAGTTCCTGCTGGACGTGGATCGGAAgtcttattttatcaaaaaagccCTGCTGACCGTCATCGAGAGTGGAAAGTTGGTTCGGATGAATGGAATCGGAGCTGTCGGGCTGTTCAAGTTGAATGAAGGCGGTCGGGTGCCAAAGAAGGTGATTTCGAGTAAAATCGTACCCAAGGTTGGCAGAAGTAAGTCGACGAAAGCTAAGGTAATAACTTCGAAGTAA